The following are encoded together in the Malaya genurostris strain Urasoe2022 chromosome 3, Malgen_1.1, whole genome shotgun sequence genome:
- the LOC131434732 gene encoding gelsolin, cytoplasmic-like isoform X2, with protein MHPAFDNAGTSEGLEVWRIENFEPVPVPKNTHGKFYVGDSYIVLKTKVTKGKVFSWDIHFWLGAETSQDEAGSAAFLTVQLDDRHNGAPVQHREVQDHESSLFLSYFPGGVRYAEGGVKSGFNEVETNAAGEKRLFHVKGSKNVRVRQVPVGIASMNTGDCFILDGGYDIYVYVGPRSKRVEKMKAISAACQIRDQDHAGRANVHILDEFASHADQQEFFDVLGEGSPDEVAEESECDDEYEETASKSIALYKVSDAAGSLEITPVGERPLKQSMLDSDDCFILDTGASGIFVWVGKGATAQERGQSMVKAQEFITSKGYPVTTQVHRVIENGEKTDFKQYFASWQDKGLDHSHLIKAAMDDDSSDAGGEEREFDPEILHMFKKNGGRALGFMPDNGQGEAEIWRVENFELVPLEPQTYGMFFGGDSYVIKYEYRNKRGGHGFILYYWQGKESTTDEKAAAAMHTVRLDNELNGKAIQVRVTQGNEPRHFLKIFKGKLINFTGGHASGFRNIHDHDSYDVDGTRLFRIRGTCSDDVRADQLPEVASSLASDDVFILETPSATYIWHGVGASEQEKEMAAKIVWIISPQVSPQLISEGSEPDEFWAALGGKGDYDRELDPTGAPFLNPRLFHCRILFNKRLRVEEVPHFEQDDLNVDDVMVLDGGDEIYVWIGNGATEEERTKSIDMAKQYIRTDPSERNEETVPIIILKQGEEPRSFKRMFPSWNDSHWESQPSYEAIRQHALDQNQPRQ; from the exons AATTTCGAGCCAGTGCCGGTGCCGAAAAACACGCACGGAAAATTTTACGTCGGAGATTCCTACATCGTACTGAAA acCAAAGTGACAAAGGGTAAAGTGTTCTCGTGGGACATACATTTTTGGTTGGGCGCGGAAACTAGTCAGGATGAGGCCGGCTCGGCAGCATTTCTTACCGTACAACTGGACGATCGTCACAATGGAGCCCCGGTTCAGCACAGGGAAGTTCAGGATCACGAATCCAGTCTGTTTCTAAGCTATTTCCCAGGAGGAGTCCGATATGCCGAAGGTGGTGTAAAAAGTGGATTCAACGAGGTCGAAACCAATGCCGCCGGAGAAAAACGCCTATTCCACGTCAAGGGTTCCAAAAATGTACGAGTACGGCAGGTGCCGGTTGGAATTGCATCCATGAACACCGGTGATTGCTTTATCTTGGACGGGGGCTACGATATTTACGTTTATGTGGGACCAAGGTCTAAGCGGGTGGAGAAAATGAAGGCAATTAGCGCTGCCTGCCAGATCCGAGACCAAGATCATGCGGGTCGAGCCAATGTTCATATACTTG ATGAATTTGCGAGCCACGCAGATCAACAGGAATTTTTTGATGTGCTCGGCGAAGGGTCACCGGATGAAGTGGCGGAAGAATCGGAATGCGACGATGAATACGAAGAAACTGCATCTAAATCAATCGCCTTATACAAGGTTTCTGATGCTGCTGGTAGTCTGGAGATTACTCCCGTTGGAGAACGGCCTCTTAAACAGAGTATGCTAGACTCTGAT GACTGCTTCATTCTGGACACGGGAGCATCGGGAATATTCGTTTGGGTTGGCAAAGGAGCAACGGCTCAGGAACGAGGACAATCTATGGTGAAAGCTCAGGAATTCATCACCAGCAAAGGTTACCCCGTTACTACCCAAGTTCATCGCGTGATTGAGAATGGCGAGAAGACCGATTTTAAACAGTactttgccagctggcaagataAAGGACTTGATCATAGTCACCTTATTAAAGCCGCAATGGATGACGACAGTTCCGATGCAGGCGGCGAAGAACGAGAGTTCGATCCAGAAATCTTACATATGTTCAAAAAGAACGGCGGTCGAGCTCTTGGTTTTATGCCGGATAACGGACAAGGCGAAGCGGAAATTTGGCGGGTAGAAAATTTCGAGCTAGTTCCACTCGAACCACAAACATATGGAATGTTCTTCGGAGGCGATTCGTATGTGATCAAATACGAATACCGCAACAAACGCGGCGGTCATGGATTCATCCTATATTACTGGCAAGGTAAGGAATCAACAACCGACGAAAAAGCGGCTGCAGCTATGCATACGGTCCGTTTGGATAACGAGCTGAATGGAAAAGCAATTCAGGTTCGTGTAACTCAGGGGAACGAACCGCGTCACTTCTTGAAGATTTTCAAAGGAAAACTTATTAACTTCACCGGAGGACATGCCTCCGGATTTAGAAACATCCACGATCATGATTCATACGACGTTGACGGCACACGTCTGTTCCGAATCAGAGGGACTTGCTCCGACGATGTCCGTGCCGATCAACTTCCGGAGGTCGCTAGCTCATTAGCTTCTGATGATGTTTTCATATTGGAAACTCCTTCTGCAACCTACATTTGGCATGGCGTTGGTGCTtccgaacaggaaaaggaaatGGCTGCTAAAATTGTTTGGATCATCTCACCACAGGTTTCGCCACAGTTGATCTCCGAAGGTTCCGAGCCGGATGAATTTTGGGCAGCTCTCGGTGGAAAAGGAGACTACGATCGTGAGCTCGATCCAACGGGAGCACCATTCCTGAATCCACGTTTGTTCCACTGTAGAATATTGTTCAACAAGCGACTTCGAGTGGAAGAGGTCCCCCATTTTGAACAAGAT GACCTCAACGTGGACGATGTAATGGTTCTGgacggtggtgatgaaatctacGTTTGGATCGGTAACGGAGCTACCGAAGAGGAACGCACCAAATCAATTGACATGGCAAAACAATACATTCGAACCGATCCGTCGGAGCGCAATGAGGAAACCGTTCCgatcataattttgaaacagGGTGAAGAGCCCCGCAGTTTCAAACGAATGTTCCCCTCATGGAATGATAGCCACTGGGAG
- the LOC131434732 gene encoding gelsolin, cytoplasmic-like isoform X1, giving the protein MHPAFDNAGTSEGLEVWRIENFEPVPVPKNTHGKFYVGDSYIVLKTKVTKGKVFSWDIHFWLGAETSQDEAGSAAFLTVQLDDRHNGAPVQHREVQDHESSLFLSYFPGGVRYAEGGVKSGFNEVETNAAGEKRLFHVKGSKNVRVRQVPVGIASMNTGDCFILDGGYDIYVYVGPRSKRVEKMKAISAACQIRDQDHAGRANVHILDEFASHADQQEFFDVLGEGSPDEVAEESECDDEYEETASKSIALYKVSDAAGSLEITPVGERPLKQSMLDSDQDCFILDTGASGIFVWVGKGATAQERGQSMVKAQEFITSKGYPVTTQVHRVIENGEKTDFKQYFASWQDKGLDHSHLIKAAMDDDSSDAGGEEREFDPEILHMFKKNGGRALGFMPDNGQGEAEIWRVENFELVPLEPQTYGMFFGGDSYVIKYEYRNKRGGHGFILYYWQGKESTTDEKAAAAMHTVRLDNELNGKAIQVRVTQGNEPRHFLKIFKGKLINFTGGHASGFRNIHDHDSYDVDGTRLFRIRGTCSDDVRADQLPEVASSLASDDVFILETPSATYIWHGVGASEQEKEMAAKIVWIISPQVSPQLISEGSEPDEFWAALGGKGDYDRELDPTGAPFLNPRLFHCRILFNKRLRVEEVPHFEQDDLNVDDVMVLDGGDEIYVWIGNGATEEERTKSIDMAKQYIRTDPSERNEETVPIIILKQGEEPRSFKRMFPSWNDSHWESQPSYEAIRQHALDQNQPRQ; this is encoded by the exons AATTTCGAGCCAGTGCCGGTGCCGAAAAACACGCACGGAAAATTTTACGTCGGAGATTCCTACATCGTACTGAAA acCAAAGTGACAAAGGGTAAAGTGTTCTCGTGGGACATACATTTTTGGTTGGGCGCGGAAACTAGTCAGGATGAGGCCGGCTCGGCAGCATTTCTTACCGTACAACTGGACGATCGTCACAATGGAGCCCCGGTTCAGCACAGGGAAGTTCAGGATCACGAATCCAGTCTGTTTCTAAGCTATTTCCCAGGAGGAGTCCGATATGCCGAAGGTGGTGTAAAAAGTGGATTCAACGAGGTCGAAACCAATGCCGCCGGAGAAAAACGCCTATTCCACGTCAAGGGTTCCAAAAATGTACGAGTACGGCAGGTGCCGGTTGGAATTGCATCCATGAACACCGGTGATTGCTTTATCTTGGACGGGGGCTACGATATTTACGTTTATGTGGGACCAAGGTCTAAGCGGGTGGAGAAAATGAAGGCAATTAGCGCTGCCTGCCAGATCCGAGACCAAGATCATGCGGGTCGAGCCAATGTTCATATACTTG ATGAATTTGCGAGCCACGCAGATCAACAGGAATTTTTTGATGTGCTCGGCGAAGGGTCACCGGATGAAGTGGCGGAAGAATCGGAATGCGACGATGAATACGAAGAAACTGCATCTAAATCAATCGCCTTATACAAGGTTTCTGATGCTGCTGGTAGTCTGGAGATTACTCCCGTTGGAGAACGGCCTCTTAAACAGAGTATGCTAGACTCTGAT CAGGACTGCTTCATTCTGGACACGGGAGCATCGGGAATATTCGTTTGGGTTGGCAAAGGAGCAACGGCTCAGGAACGAGGACAATCTATGGTGAAAGCTCAGGAATTCATCACCAGCAAAGGTTACCCCGTTACTACCCAAGTTCATCGCGTGATTGAGAATGGCGAGAAGACCGATTTTAAACAGTactttgccagctggcaagataAAGGACTTGATCATAGTCACCTTATTAAAGCCGCAATGGATGACGACAGTTCCGATGCAGGCGGCGAAGAACGAGAGTTCGATCCAGAAATCTTACATATGTTCAAAAAGAACGGCGGTCGAGCTCTTGGTTTTATGCCGGATAACGGACAAGGCGAAGCGGAAATTTGGCGGGTAGAAAATTTCGAGCTAGTTCCACTCGAACCACAAACATATGGAATGTTCTTCGGAGGCGATTCGTATGTGATCAAATACGAATACCGCAACAAACGCGGCGGTCATGGATTCATCCTATATTACTGGCAAGGTAAGGAATCAACAACCGACGAAAAAGCGGCTGCAGCTATGCATACGGTCCGTTTGGATAACGAGCTGAATGGAAAAGCAATTCAGGTTCGTGTAACTCAGGGGAACGAACCGCGTCACTTCTTGAAGATTTTCAAAGGAAAACTTATTAACTTCACCGGAGGACATGCCTCCGGATTTAGAAACATCCACGATCATGATTCATACGACGTTGACGGCACACGTCTGTTCCGAATCAGAGGGACTTGCTCCGACGATGTCCGTGCCGATCAACTTCCGGAGGTCGCTAGCTCATTAGCTTCTGATGATGTTTTCATATTGGAAACTCCTTCTGCAACCTACATTTGGCATGGCGTTGGTGCTtccgaacaggaaaaggaaatGGCTGCTAAAATTGTTTGGATCATCTCACCACAGGTTTCGCCACAGTTGATCTCCGAAGGTTCCGAGCCGGATGAATTTTGGGCAGCTCTCGGTGGAAAAGGAGACTACGATCGTGAGCTCGATCCAACGGGAGCACCATTCCTGAATCCACGTTTGTTCCACTGTAGAATATTGTTCAACAAGCGACTTCGAGTGGAAGAGGTCCCCCATTTTGAACAAGAT GACCTCAACGTGGACGATGTAATGGTTCTGgacggtggtgatgaaatctacGTTTGGATCGGTAACGGAGCTACCGAAGAGGAACGCACCAAATCAATTGACATGGCAAAACAATACATTCGAACCGATCCGTCGGAGCGCAATGAGGAAACCGTTCCgatcataattttgaaacagGGTGAAGAGCCCCGCAGTTTCAAACGAATGTTCCCCTCATGGAATGATAGCCACTGGGAG